From the Vulpes lagopus strain Blue_001 chromosome 15, ASM1834538v1, whole genome shotgun sequence genome, one window contains:
- the LOC121475956 gene encoding hemoglobin subunit beta-like isoform X2, whose product MVHLTAEEKSLVSSMWGKVNVDEVGGEALGRLLIVYPWTQRFFDSFGNLSTPDAVMSNAKVKAHGKKVLNSFSNGLKNLDNLKGTFAKLSELHCDKLHVDPENFKVCIGRKELIMF is encoded by the exons ATGGTGCATCTGACTGCTGAAGAGAAGAGTCTTGTCTCCAGCATGTGGGGCAAGGTGAATGTGGACGAAGTTGGCGGTGAGGCCCTGGGCAG GCTGTTGATTGTCTACCCCTGGACTCAGAGGTTCTTTGACTCCTTTGGGAACCTGTCCACTCCTGATGCTGTTATGAGCAATGCTAAGGTGAAGGCCCATGGCAAGAAGGTGTTGAACTCCTTTAGCAATGGCCTGAAAAACCTGGACAACCTCAAGGGCACCTTTGCTAAGCTCAGTGAGCTTCACTGTGACAAGCTGCACGTGGATCCCGAGAACTTCAAG